A genomic window from Lutra lutra chromosome 17, mLutLut1.2, whole genome shotgun sequence includes:
- the PVR gene encoding poliovirus receptor — MVLPPELPPLLLSLPPLLLLSLPWVPTEARTGTVGVLAPREVSGLLGDTVELSCKLPPLEHEVHVTQVTWTRQDAAGNELNVAVFHPIQGASFPEPGRLEFVGAKPGLELRDGSLALWGLRAQDEANYTCRFAMFPEGSRSARTWLHVLAQPENKAEAEEVPLSPLGPEPVPVARCVSSEGRPPALVSWSHLDGKTNESQVPGHQPGTYTVTSFLFAIPSSQTDGKPVTCRVEHESFKEPILLPVTLNVPYPPEVSISGFDDNWYLGRREVALSCDVRSKPEPTGYDWSTTNGTLPPSAVAQGSQLLIQTVDESINTTFICQVTNALGTGQAELPILVREEPPNQAPQQGLSTLGIVFLIVGGVLVFLALLVFLIRRFWLSRHSRRDQHRSSANGHVSYTVVVDIIASSSEDPPKENTK, encoded by the exons ATGGTGCTGCCGCCAGAGCTGCCGCCGTTACTGCTGTCGCTGCCGCCGCTGTTACTGCTGTCGCTGCCCTGGGTGCCCACGGAAGCCA GGACCGGGACGGTCGGCGTGCTGGCGCCCCGGGAGGTGAGCGGCCTCCTGGGCGACACGGTGGAGCTGTCCTGCAAACTGCCCCCGCTGGAGCACGAGGTGCACGTGACTCAGGTGACATGGACGCGGCAGGACGCAGCGGGGAACGAGCTCAACGTGGCGGTCTTCCACCCCATACAGGGCGCCAGCTTCCCCGAGCCCGGCCGGTTGGAATTTGTAGGCGCCAAGCCGGGCCTGGAGCTGCGGGACGGGTCGCTGGCCCTGTGGGGGTTGCGCGCCCAAGATGAAGCCAACTACACCTGCCGCTTCGCCATGTTCCCCGAGGGCAGCAGGAGCGCACGCACTTGGCTCCACGTGCTCG CCCAGCCAGAGAACAAGGCCGAGGCTGAGGAGGTTCCACTCAGCCCGCTCGGCCCGGAGCCTGTGCCTGTGGCCCGCTGCGTCTCCAGTGAGGGCCGCCCGCCCGCCCTGGTCTCCTGGTCACACCTGGATGGGAAGACCAATGAGAGCCAGGTGCCAGGACACCAGCCTGGCACGTACACCGTCACCAGCTTCTTATTCGCAATACCCTCAAGCCAGACAGATGGCAAGCCTGTCACCTGCAGAGTGGAACACGAGAGCTTCAAGGAGCCCATCCTGCTGCCCGTGACTCTCAATGTGCCTT ACCCCCCAGAGGTCTCCATCTCTGGCTTTGATGACAACTGGTACCTCGGCCGCAGGGAGGTCGCTCTGAGCTGTGACGTCCGCAGCAAACCGGAGCCCACGGGCTATGACTGGAGCAC GACCAACGGGACCCTGCCGCCCTCTGCTGTGGCCCAGGGCTCACAGCTCCTGATCCAGACGGTGGATGAGTCCATCAACACGACTTTCATCTGCCAAGTCACCAACGCCCTAGGGACTGGTCAGGCAGAACTGCCCATCCTGGTCAGAG AAGAACCTCCCAACCAGGCACCACAACAAGGCTTGTCCACTCTGGGCATCGTTTTCCTGATAGTGGGAGGAGTCCTAGTCTTTCTGGCCCTGCTGGTCTTCCTGATTCGTCGTTTCTGGCTGTCCAGACACTCCC gTCGCGACCAACACCGCTCCTCGGCTAATGGC CATGTCTCCTATACGGTTGTTGTGGACATCATTGCCAGCTCTTCGGAGGATCCACCGAAAGAGAACACAAAGTGA